One stretch of Schizosaccharomyces pombe strain 972h- genome assembly, chromosome: III DNA includes these proteins:
- a CDS encoding aromatic aminotransferase, giving the protein MDNLKKKYQHHLSLESASREYGPFQMLGRIQSDSDIKMLSFAGGEPNPSKFPIHKLSVSFPEVNSWEKDTNKDATVSYELSNNANEGSLDLLGALQYGQCQGIPELVKFIKDHVGQIHMPQYKDWDIKITNGNTIGLEYCLRLLVNRGDCILIEKYTYPAAITAMRPLGVKFIPIDMDENGMLPESFEKVMETWDSSLGARPHVLYTIPTGQNPTGSTLTLERRKKFLTLAKKYDIIIVEDEPYYFLQMEKYDANWKPDKQAFNISSFKKKLIPSLLHLDTDGRVLRVDSFSKLIVPGLRLGWITGNSLFIDRITRYAEVCTESPSGVSQVVLYAILNRWGQNGFLEWLQDLQNSYTMRRNALLLAADKHLPKSVCKYHSPKAGLFLWVELDKNRLICSNMDKSISEIEMEIFVELVNNGVKPVCGQLFMGEPNSADKIFFRFAYSLADLSTFEAGLERFTSTIQKYFQL; this is encoded by the coding sequence ATggataatttaaaaaaaaaatatcaacatCATTTATCCCTAGAAAGCGCATCCCGTGAGTATGGTCCGTTTCAGATGTTAGGTCGTATTCAAAGTGACTCGGATATCAAAATGCTTTCCTTTGCTGGTGGAGAACCCAATCCCAGTAAATTCCCGATTCATAAACTTTCGGTCTCCTTCCCAGAAGTAAATTCTTGGGAAAAAGACACGAACAAGGACGCAACTGTGTCTTATGAATTAAGTAATAATGCAAATGAGGGTTCTCTGGATTTACTGGGAGCTTTACAGTACGGCCAGTGCCAAGGAATTCCAGAATTGGTCAAGTTTATAAAAGATCACGTTGGACAAATCCACATGCCACAATATAAGGACTGggatataaaaataacaaatgGAAATACGATCGGCCTTGAGTATTGCTTGCGATTGCTCGTCAACCGTGGTGATTGTATTCTCatagaaaaatatacataCCCTGCCGCAATTACCGCAATGCGTCCCCTTGGTGTGAAATTTATTCCCATTGACATGGATGAAAACGGCATGCTACCAGAAAGTTTTGAGAAAGTTATGGAAACATGGGATTCATCGTTAGGAGCAAGGCCCCATGTTTTGTATACTATACCGACTGGGCAAAACCCAACTGGATCCACGTTAACTTtggaaagaagaaagaagtttCTAACCTTGGCAAAAAAATACGATATTATCATTGTCGAAGATGAACCATactattttttgcaaatggAAAAATATGATGCAAATTGGAAACCTGACAAGCAAGCTTTCAATATTTCgtcattcaaaaaaaagctaattCCCTCTTTACTCCATCTAGATACCGACGGTAGGGTTTTGCGAGTTGAttccttttccaaattgaTTGTACCGGGATTACGTTTGGGATGGATAACTGGAAATTCTCTATTCATCGATCGCATAACCCGTTACGCAGAAGTTTGTACTGAGAGCCCATCCGGCGTCTCTCAAGTGGTTCTCTATGCTATATTAAATCGTTGGGGACAAAATGGTTTTTTGGAGTGGCTACAAGATTTGCAAAACTCATATACTATGCGTCGAAATGCTCTTCTTTTGGCAGCTGACAAACATCTTCCAAAATCTGTTTGTAAATATCATTCTCCTAAAGCTGGATTGTTTCTATGGGTTGAACTTGACAAAAACCGTCTTATTTGCTCAAATATGGACAAGTCCATTTCGGAAATTGAGatggaaatttttgtaGAACTTGTTAACAATGGGGTAAAGCCTGTTTGTGGACAGCTATTTATGGGAGAACCAAATTCGGCGgacaaaattttttttcgatttgCTTATTCCCTTGCTGACCTAAGCACTTTTGAAGCTGGTTTAGAGCGGTTTACTAGTActatacaaaaatattttcaattgtgA